The Seleniivibrio woodruffii genome contains a region encoding:
- the aroF gene encoding 3-deoxy-7-phosphoheptulonate synthase, translated as MIVVMKIGAKQEAIARVIETAEEIGFSAHIIEGKERVVVGLVGVDGQRDKMITMGEMDGVDKIIPISKPYKLSSREVKNEPTIVDCCGVLFGGEHIPVIAGPCSVESEEQTIKTAEFVKAAGASMLRGGAFKPRTSPYAFQGLAEEGLKILAKAREVTGLPVVTEVTNPKYVDMVYKYADMFQVGARNIQNFALLTELGKTDKPVLLKRGMSTTIEEFLTASEYILCEGNKNVILCERGLRTFETATRNTLDISAVPVIKAKSHLPIMIDPSHAAGHWQYVGPLSKAAVAIGADGLIIEVHPNPEKAWSDGAQSLTPTQFIELMGSLRSIALAVGRTI; from the coding sequence ATGATAGTTGTAATGAAGATCGGAGCCAAACAGGAGGCCATCGCCAGGGTCATAGAGACCGCAGAGGAGATAGGCTTCAGCGCCCATATCATCGAGGGCAAGGAAAGGGTCGTCGTCGGCCTTGTCGGCGTGGACGGCCAGCGGGACAAGATGATAACGATGGGCGAGATGGACGGCGTCGACAAGATCATCCCCATCAGCAAGCCCTACAAGCTCTCCAGCCGTGAAGTCAAAAACGAACCCACCATCGTTGACTGCTGCGGAGTTCTCTTCGGAGGAGAACACATACCCGTCATAGCAGGCCCCTGTTCAGTTGAATCTGAAGAACAGACAATCAAAACAGCAGAATTCGTCAAAGCCGCAGGTGCATCGATGCTCAGAGGCGGTGCATTCAAACCCCGCACATCCCCCTATGCATTCCAGGGTCTCGCCGAAGAGGGGCTTAAAATCCTTGCGAAGGCAAGAGAGGTGACCGGACTTCCCGTTGTGACAGAGGTTACAAACCCCAAATATGTCGATATGGTATACAAATACGCAGATATGTTCCAGGTGGGCGCACGCAACATTCAGAACTTCGCCCTGCTGACCGAGCTGGGCAAGACAGACAAGCCCGTTCTGCTTAAAAGGGGTATGTCTACCACAATCGAGGAATTTCTCACTGCGAGCGAATATATCCTTTGTGAGGGCAATAAAAACGTCATCCTCTGCGAGAGAGGACTGAGAACGTTCGAAACAGCAACAAGGAACACTCTGGACATCAGCGCAGTACCGGTTATAAAGGCGAAGAGCCATCTGCCCATAATGATAGACCCCAGCCATGCCGCCGGACACTGGCAGTATGTTGGGCCGCTCAGCAAAGCCGCAGTGGCCATAGGGGCAGACGGACTTATCATCGAGGTGCACCCCAACCCCGAAAAAGCATGGTCCGACGGAGCACAGTCGCTCACGCCGACACAGTTCATCGAGCTGATGGGCAGCCTCCGTTCGATAGCACTCGCTGTCGGAAGAACGATTTAA
- a CDS encoding addiction module antidote protein, with protein MKGRTLDEIIQEELKTSEDRKMYLELAIEEYTETGDEIQLLLAIRQVVQAGIGFTALAKNTGLSRESLYKTLSGNGNPKLKTIQLILSELGYSFTAIRKSA; from the coding sequence ATGAAAGGCAGAACCCTTGATGAGATAATTCAGGAAGAGTTGAAAACATCTGAAGACCGGAAGATGTATCTGGAGCTTGCCATAGAGGAATATACAGAGACTGGAGACGAGATCCAGTTACTTCTGGCAATCAGACAGGTTGTTCAGGCGGGGATAGGTTTTACTGCCCTTGCAAAAAATACTGGTCTGTCCAGAGAGTCTTTGTACAAAACTCTTTCTGGCAACGGCAACCCGAAACTGAAAACTATTCAGCTTATTCTTTCTGAACTTGGTTATTCGTTTACTGCAATCCGCAAGAGTGCGTGA
- a CDS encoding helix-turn-helix domain-containing protein: protein MEIPKDKKLLSVAEASQYAGFAEQTFYDWIYRRKIEYVKISRRVFFKKETLDRLIEENTVKPREVSHD from the coding sequence ATGGAAATACCCAAAGACAAAAAACTATTATCCGTTGCGGAAGCAAGCCAGTATGCGGGCTTCGCTGAACAGACTTTTTACGACTGGATTTACAGGCGTAAGATTGAGTATGTGAAAATCTCAAGGCGTGTGTTTTTCAAGAAAGAAACTCTGGATAGGCTGATTGAAGAAAACACGGTCAAACCGAGAGAGGTTAGCCATGACTGA
- a CDS encoding ankyrin repeat domain-containing protein, with amino-acid sequence MKIRIFFLTIVLTMLSFTAWAGWFNLFPKPLAPQDMALFEAVLRNNLSEATRLTQAGASPNAIVPNGNSIMQNAVVSGHIEIVKMMLRNKGDVNLVSRDGLTALHMAKKPEMHKLLLENGADPFVRTEKNRYSPLESWCYSTAHITTEAEKKQVMDAIKSQGLKAKREQFENTTWLTRADLVETVKIHQSFKYDINQTSNIDKQTPLLIAAMEDKFTLMQILIAAGARPDLKDKAGNDPLAIITRYSQSKNGNNDFAAVVKALVNAGADINSKDVNNNTPLCNAAVVGNPSRVGTLLAVNGIRVNERCEYGENALFKTNVMAVSRALVAAGADVNHESDWSYTPLFAVTDPEVVTFLLKSGANVHHLNKTKESILVNNLKNANEAYKVSMDENRITNAYLRKFEIIIKAGINVNEGPNPNTTPLILAKRVPFTKFVALLEKSGAR; translated from the coding sequence ATGAAAATCAGAATTTTTTTCTTGACCATTGTCCTGACAATGCTGTCTTTTACCGCCTGGGCAGGTTGGTTTAATCTGTTTCCCAAGCCCCTTGCACCTCAGGATATGGCACTGTTCGAAGCCGTTCTGAGGAACAATCTCAGCGAGGCAACACGCCTCACTCAGGCGGGAGCTTCGCCAAACGCAATTGTGCCCAACGGCAACAGCATCATGCAGAATGCTGTAGTAAGCGGCCACATCGAGATAGTTAAGATGATGCTGCGTAACAAGGGTGATGTCAATCTGGTCAGCCGTGACGGGCTGACGGCACTCCATATGGCGAAGAAGCCTGAGATGCACAAACTGCTTCTTGAAAACGGTGCGGATCCTTTTGTCCGCACAGAAAAAAACCGCTATTCCCCCCTGGAGTCTTGGTGCTATTCCACTGCCCATATCACGACTGAGGCGGAGAAGAAGCAAGTTATGGATGCAATCAAAAGTCAGGGACTTAAAGCGAAACGTGAGCAGTTTGAGAATACGACGTGGCTCACTCGTGCCGATCTGGTGGAGACGGTGAAGATCCACCAGTCTTTTAAATACGACATCAACCAGACATCCAATATAGATAAACAGACGCCCCTTCTCATAGCAGCTATGGAGGATAAATTCACCTTGATGCAGATCCTCATAGCAGCCGGCGCACGGCCGGATTTGAAGGACAAGGCCGGCAACGATCCGCTCGCCATCATCACACGGTATAGTCAGAGCAAGAACGGAAACAACGACTTCGCAGCGGTAGTGAAAGCCCTTGTCAATGCCGGAGCCGACATCAACAGTAAAGACGTAAATAATAATACGCCGCTGTGTAATGCCGCTGTCGTGGGGAACCCCTCCAGGGTCGGAACCCTTCTGGCCGTCAATGGCATCAGGGTTAACGAGCGTTGCGAGTACGGCGAAAATGCACTTTTCAAGACCAATGTGATGGCCGTGTCCCGTGCTCTGGTTGCTGCCGGAGCCGATGTCAACCACGAGAGCGATTGGAGCTATACCCCGCTTTTTGCTGTTACCGATCCTGAAGTGGTTACCTTCCTGCTCAAATCCGGTGCAAACGTCCACCATTTGAACAAAACGAAGGAAAGCATCCTCGTAAATAACCTGAAGAATGCCAATGAAGCATACAAGGTCTCCATGGACGAAAACAGGATCACGAACGCTTATCTGAGGAAGTTTGAAATCATCATCAAAGCTGGGATTAACGTGAACGAAGGACCCAATCCGAACACGACCCCACTTATTCTTGCGAAGCGAGTTCCCTTTACCAAGTTCGTTGCGTTGCTTGAGAAATCCGGAGCACGATGA
- a CDS encoding HDOD domain-containing protein, with the protein MKSSIIGSNPRIVSFYSSYMDMLGVLNESYNSINVGIKRAVMEKSITALLVIIENRDDLLTYNKLKDMIDERQKTVFLICVDEGLIQQVSSQKIIALSHKTVTMDFAETMAKSNICKPYLKESTSTRSPEKIFEHIKFMLVRGNITLPVEGECAVRVLSVLDRDNITFKAIDDMTKLDPALHSGIIRMANSAYFSGSYGSIADVQKALVRLGINNVKAYLVNFINKSLAANKNLLFADEIEEAIRDSQIVASLCYVMSEFFKVCSKSQMYSVGLLSKIGEIFILAIISDYLSGERPEDVKGGSYRKIASQNNILVGGTLMKKWKFGEEFYMPLLFSSSLKDNQYMNETKILHLAFSMVHYFRMDEIDEELKDAMKRTGINLSEKQLQRLKAETEVKIKDFAAVY; encoded by the coding sequence ATGAAAAGTTCTATTATTGGCTCAAATCCGAGAATTGTCAGTTTCTACAGTTCATACATGGATATGCTTGGTGTGCTTAATGAGTCTTATAATTCCATTAACGTGGGCATTAAAAGGGCTGTAATGGAAAAAAGCATCACTGCGTTGCTCGTCATAATCGAAAACAGAGACGACCTTTTAACCTATAACAAGCTGAAAGATATGATCGATGAGCGGCAGAAGACAGTTTTTCTCATTTGTGTGGACGAGGGGCTGATACAGCAGGTTTCCAGCCAGAAGATAATAGCCCTCAGCCATAAAACGGTCACAATGGATTTTGCCGAAACCATGGCAAAGTCGAACATCTGTAAGCCATACCTCAAAGAGAGCACATCAACACGTTCTCCCGAAAAGATTTTTGAGCATATAAAGTTCATGCTCGTTCGCGGCAACATAACTCTGCCTGTAGAGGGGGAGTGCGCTGTGCGTGTTCTGAGCGTTCTCGACAGAGATAATATCACCTTCAAAGCCATAGACGATATGACCAAGCTCGACCCTGCGCTTCATTCTGGAATAATCCGGATGGCAAACTCCGCCTATTTCAGCGGGAGCTACGGCAGCATAGCCGATGTGCAGAAGGCGCTGGTGCGGCTTGGCATTAACAACGTCAAGGCATATCTGGTCAACTTCATAAATAAATCACTGGCGGCGAACAAAAACCTGCTTTTTGCCGATGAAATAGAGGAGGCAATACGTGACTCGCAGATAGTCGCAAGCCTTTGCTATGTCATGTCGGAGTTTTTCAAGGTCTGCTCAAAAAGCCAGATGTATTCCGTGGGGCTTCTCTCCAAAATAGGGGAGATATTCATTTTGGCCATCATTTCCGATTATCTTTCCGGCGAGCGTCCGGAGGATGTTAAAGGCGGGAGCTACAGGAAAATAGCCTCTCAGAATAACATTCTGGTGGGCGGAACGCTTATGAAAAAATGGAAATTCGGCGAAGAGTTTTATATGCCACTTCTGTTTTCGTCATCTCTTAAGGACAATCAGTATATGAATGAAACGAAGATTCTGCATCTCGCATTTAGCATGGTGCACTATTTCCGCATGGACGAGATTGACGAAGAGCTGAAAGATGCTATGAAAAGAACGGGGATAAACCTCAGCGAAAAGCAGCTGCAAAGGCTGAAAGCAGAGACAGAGGTCAAAATTAAAGATTTTGCGGCAGTTTATTGA
- a CDS encoding response regulator, translating to MNILYVEDEKFTRMLVKKLLEKEELNVWEAANGVLGLKKFLEVKPDIIITDLAMPEMDGFEMILKIREHDPKIPIIITTAYREEAARVNAQVTACIYKPIIKEDLIAAINNIQQSA from the coding sequence ATGAATATCTTATATGTTGAAGATGAGAAGTTCACGAGAATGCTGGTTAAAAAGCTTCTCGAAAAAGAGGAACTTAATGTCTGGGAAGCTGCGAACGGCGTTCTCGGCCTGAAGAAGTTTCTCGAAGTAAAGCCTGACATCATTATAACAGACCTCGCCATGCCCGAGATGGATGGTTTTGAAATGATTCTCAAAATAAGAGAACACGATCCGAAAATCCCCATAATAATCACCACTGCATACAGAGAAGAAGCGGCAAGGGTTAACGCACAGGTTACGGCCTGTATCTATAAACCCATTATAAAAGAAGACCTTATAGCCGCCATTAACAACATTCAGCAATCGGCCTGA
- a CDS encoding type II toxin-antitoxin system HigB family toxin produces MRIIAKKALVEFYSKYADSKNQLEAWYYEVRQEKWHDFSSIKEKYGSASLIVDNRVVFNICGNKYRLIVKINYKAEIVFVRFVGTHKEYDKINASEV; encoded by the coding sequence ATGAGAATAATTGCGAAAAAAGCTCTGGTTGAGTTTTACTCTAAATATGCAGACAGTAAGAATCAGTTGGAAGCATGGTATTACGAGGTTAGGCAGGAAAAGTGGCATGATTTTTCGTCAATTAAAGAAAAATACGGCAGTGCCAGCCTGATTGTTGACAACAGAGTGGTTTTTAATATTTGCGGAAACAAATACAGGCTGATTGTTAAAATAAACTATAAGGCAGAGATTGTGTTTGTCCGGTTCGTGGGCACACACAAGGAATATGACAAAATTAACGCCTCAGAGGTGTGA
- a CDS encoding cytochrome c3 family protein, whose product MSRKFSIITTAVFAVCLFFAFAGGASAATKAIVSTLAHKEAGLKCIDCHETDKPTKMPHHSACIKCHDSGSGYYTGEMRTYINSGKERKFNMHDSHQGPVRCTVCHTVHKAPNEKMHCNWCHQIEVKVK is encoded by the coding sequence ATGTCCAGAAAATTTTCTATAATCACAACAGCAGTGTTTGCTGTGTGCCTGTTCTTTGCTTTCGCAGGCGGTGCATCTGCTGCCACAAAAGCAATTGTTTCAACACTGGCACACAAAGAGGCAGGGCTTAAATGCATCGACTGCCACGAAACCGATAAGCCGACAAAAATGCCGCACCACAGTGCATGTATTAAATGCCACGACTCAGGCAGCGGTTACTATACCGGAGAAATGAGAACCTACATTAACTCCGGGAAAGAAAGAAAATTCAACATGCACGATTCACACCAGGGTCCTGTCAGATGTACAGTCTGCCACACAGTGCACAAAGCTCCCAACGAAAAGATGCACTGCAACTGGTGCCACCAGATAGAAGTTAAGGTTAAATAG
- a CDS encoding FAD-dependent oxidoreductase, giving the protein MRLLNKVIMVCALLALAVPNAFAVQKLTADIVVVGGGLSGLSAALTAVRSGASVIVFEKLPGLGGAGNYPEGSTGVGTRMQAKAGYNVTVQQVFDAAIDFHHWRANAAVLKELLANSGKTIDDIEDMGVEFKGIKTMFPEEKSLHIWHCYKNNGASVVRAMQKEIYAKGGRIFLETPVTKLMTDKSGRVTGVYATDTAYGEKYEATAKGGVIIATGGFPTNKNMLKDYVSDSSGEGMLEPIFLRGPMLDGRNGDGINMAKNAGAGLAGMQAVAGNAPYLFDKVNPLIRQFNGADSLKQTRTALSQPFLWVNQTGDRFYNESQGSSFTNVYNAMTSNGGVMYSIFDESMKQKMITSGPLTPFNAIVVVGQKMTELDHGIENGIKQGYAFKADTLDELAKKIGVDANHLKASVSNVNKFAANKKDTEWGRKPEHLFAFQDQGPYYALKGIRAFFLTLGGVKINTEFQALSTHGQPVKGLYVTGQDMGGLYDSSYDLLVEGSASGFALTSGRLAAQNIIKNELGR; this is encoded by the coding sequence ATGAGATTGCTTAACAAAGTTATCATGGTGTGCGCTCTGCTCGCACTCGCAGTCCCCAATGCATTTGCTGTGCAAAAGCTGACGGCGGACATCGTTGTTGTCGGCGGAGGTCTCTCAGGTCTTTCCGCAGCTTTAACAGCTGTTCGCAGCGGTGCTTCGGTGATTGTATTTGAAAAACTCCCGGGGCTTGGCGGCGCAGGCAACTATCCGGAAGGTTCAACAGGTGTAGGAACAAGGATGCAGGCAAAAGCCGGCTACAACGTGACTGTTCAGCAGGTTTTTGATGCAGCAATAGATTTTCACCACTGGAGAGCAAATGCCGCAGTTCTTAAAGAACTTCTGGCTAATTCCGGAAAAACTATAGACGACATCGAAGACATGGGAGTTGAATTTAAAGGCATAAAAACAATGTTCCCTGAAGAAAAATCTCTTCATATCTGGCACTGCTACAAAAACAACGGTGCAAGCGTTGTCAGAGCCATGCAGAAAGAGATTTACGCAAAAGGCGGAAGAATATTTCTTGAAACGCCTGTGACAAAGCTGATGACAGACAAGTCAGGAAGAGTTACCGGTGTTTACGCCACAGACACAGCATACGGCGAAAAATATGAAGCTACTGCCAAAGGCGGTGTCATAATTGCAACCGGCGGATTTCCCACCAACAAAAACATGCTTAAAGACTATGTGTCGGACAGCAGCGGCGAAGGAATGCTGGAACCTATTTTCCTCAGAGGACCTATGCTTGACGGAAGAAACGGCGACGGCATCAATATGGCTAAAAACGCCGGAGCAGGTCTTGCGGGCATGCAGGCCGTTGCAGGAAACGCACCCTACCTTTTTGACAAAGTCAACCCGCTCATCAGACAGTTTAATGGTGCAGATTCTCTTAAACAGACAAGAACAGCCCTCAGTCAGCCATTCCTCTGGGTTAACCAGACCGGCGACCGTTTCTACAATGAATCTCAGGGTTCCAGCTTCACAAACGTATACAACGCCATGACATCTAACGGCGGTGTTATGTACAGCATCTTCGACGAAAGCATGAAACAGAAAATGATAACCAGCGGCCCGCTGACTCCTTTCAACGCTATTGTTGTTGTCGGACAGAAAATGACGGAGCTTGACCATGGTATCGAAAACGGTATCAAACAAGGATACGCTTTCAAAGCCGACACTCTCGATGAACTCGCTAAAAAGATTGGAGTGGATGCAAACCACCTCAAAGCAAGCGTGTCCAACGTCAATAAATTCGCAGCCAATAAGAAAGACACCGAATGGGGACGCAAACCTGAGCACCTGTTTGCATTTCAGGATCAGGGTCCCTACTACGCACTTAAAGGTATCCGTGCATTCTTCCTGACACTGGGCGGAGTTAAGATAAACACAGAGTTTCAGGCTCTCTCTACTCATGGACAGCCTGTTAAAGGCCTCTATGTAACAGGTCAGGATATGGGCGGGCTTTATGACAGCTCATACGATCTGCTCGTAGAAGGTTCTGCAAGCGGTTTTGCACTGACCTCAGGCAGACTTGCAGCACAGAACATCATTAAAAATGAATTAGGCAGATAA
- a CDS encoding DEAD/DEAH box helicase, whose translation MLNTALVDLYKDKIDYEQVLEAVLLDMHRNGPVNIHNFEILAHIKLKNPDLFSLYENKIMYLMGLFYKTTEPSSLLEAVYYVFIDTFNEKMGHFYTPTQASINSNIQQNRYYSFSAPTSAGKSHLFRELIKEIEGDIVIVLPSRALIAEYMSKILSIFEDDTSVLVLQFIEDVNRKYARRRIYVITPERGVELFKHLKNLDIKLFLFDEAQISEAGLRGVRFDSFVRRVEKLLPNAKKVFAHPFIENPEAQLLKHNFSASANHSQFLQVSVGKIFIAHSNKSISFFSPYNREFNVNFDEHHLKKVISEGGSLYVYTSKNKIVNQTFMSDFAEYIGLCPEITDKFALGLIDVLKSYIGATDGSKVSNLVRLMKKGIVLHHGSMPLRARLLVENFINNGFARICFATSTLLQGINMPFDIVWIDNFRFEGSEDERSLTMQNLIGRAGRTSQRKNYFDYGFVVVEQKNIETFCDRFLLKPRISDQSLLDSDFTTIDTDYVDIANAIKDDSFNDDLQLTNDQVERLENQNVFNHILYILDHILVNDKPITGSQYYNLGETERKRIKESFKFVYSSHLRRQTLSRAEQSVLSASIPILLWRIQGKSFKEIVSLRHGFLSRGAEVRVIMRQVREQLLSEMDARNTIDKMTIKRSPTASILPNSNLTGGILFPQNTKVTELDYDTLVYDTYDYLDKVIELSLADPLCAALSKYMEKSNDRRALVLSNYIKYGTNDNTEIWLLKYGFTFEDIEWVKDYVDSIDENSINFKPSIEELPANKLGVIKRYVN comes from the coding sequence ATGCTTAATACTGCTCTTGTTGATTTATACAAAGATAAAATAGATTATGAACAAGTACTTGAAGCTGTGCTGTTAGATATGCACCGTAATGGTCCTGTAAATATTCATAACTTCGAAATATTAGCCCATATTAAACTCAAGAATCCTGATCTTTTTTCGCTTTACGAAAATAAGATCATGTATTTAATGGGGTTGTTTTATAAAACTACTGAGCCTTCTTCTTTATTGGAAGCAGTTTATTATGTTTTTATTGATACATTTAATGAGAAAATGGGGCACTTTTATACGCCAACTCAAGCTAGTATTAATAGTAATATACAACAAAACCGTTACTATTCTTTTAGCGCTCCGACAAGTGCTGGTAAATCTCATTTGTTTAGAGAGCTTATTAAAGAAATAGAAGGGGATATAGTTATTGTTTTGCCTTCCAGAGCTTTGATTGCAGAGTATATGTCTAAGATATTGAGTATTTTCGAAGATGATACATCTGTTCTAGTTTTACAGTTTATAGAAGATGTTAATAGAAAATATGCAAGAAGAAGAATTTATGTAATCACACCTGAGCGAGGAGTTGAGTTATTTAAACATTTGAAAAATTTAGATATCAAGTTATTTTTGTTTGATGAGGCTCAGATCTCAGAGGCAGGTTTAAGAGGTGTTAGGTTTGATTCTTTTGTAAGAAGAGTTGAAAAGTTACTTCCAAATGCAAAGAAGGTTTTTGCACATCCATTTATAGAGAATCCTGAAGCGCAATTACTCAAACACAACTTCTCAGCATCTGCTAACCATTCTCAATTCTTGCAAGTTTCAGTTGGAAAAATATTTATTGCACATTCAAATAAAAGTATTTCTTTTTTTTCGCCATATAATCGAGAGTTTAACGTAAACTTTGATGAACATCATCTCAAAAAAGTTATATCAGAAGGTGGAAGTTTATATGTATATACATCTAAAAATAAGATTGTTAATCAAACATTTATGTCTGATTTTGCTGAATACATTGGTTTGTGCCCAGAAATTACAGATAAATTTGCCTTAGGGCTTATCGATGTTTTAAAAAGTTATATTGGTGCTACAGATGGTTCTAAAGTTTCTAATCTTGTAAGATTAATGAAAAAAGGTATTGTATTACACCATGGATCAATGCCGCTTAGGGCAAGATTGTTGGTAGAAAATTTCATAAATAATGGTTTTGCTCGTATCTGTTTTGCAACATCAACATTACTTCAAGGTATCAATATGCCTTTTGATATTGTTTGGATTGATAATTTTCGTTTTGAAGGCTCTGAGGATGAGCGGAGTTTGACCATGCAAAACTTAATCGGAAGAGCAGGGAGGACATCTCAGCGTAAAAATTATTTCGATTATGGTTTTGTTGTTGTGGAACAGAAAAATATTGAGACGTTTTGTGATAGATTCTTATTGAAGCCTAGAATTTCAGATCAATCATTATTGGATAGTGACTTTACTACAATTGATACTGATTATGTTGACATTGCTAACGCAATTAAAGATGATTCATTCAATGATGATTTGCAGCTGACTAATGACCAAGTTGAACGACTTGAAAATCAAAATGTTTTTAATCATATCTTATATATTTTAGATCATATATTGGTTAATGACAAACCCATAACAGGTAGCCAGTATTATAACTTAGGGGAAACAGAAAGAAAAAGAATTAAGGAATCATTTAAATTTGTGTACTCAAGCCATTTGAGGAGACAGACACTTTCAAGAGCAGAGCAATCCGTTCTAAGTGCATCTATTCCAATTCTTCTTTGGAGGATTCAGGGTAAATCTTTTAAAGAAATTGTTTCATTAAGGCATGGCTTTCTGTCAAGGGGGGCAGAGGTTAGGGTGATTATGAGACAAGTTAGAGAACAATTATTATCCGAAATGGATGCAAGAAATACAATTGATAAAATGACAATTAAACGTTCTCCTACAGCATCAATTTTGCCTAATTCGAATTTGACAGGTGGTATTCTTTTTCCTCAAAACACAAAAGTTACTGAATTAGATTATGATACTTTGGTTTATGATACGTATGATTATTTAGATAAAGTTATTGAATTGTCTTTAGCTGATCCATTGTGTGCGGCACTGTCAAAATATATGGAAAAAAGCAATGATAGAAGAGCTTTGGTATTAAGTAATTATATTAAATATGGAACTAATGATAATACTGAAATTTGGTTACTTAAATATGGTTTTACATTTGAAGATATTGAATGGGTTAAGGATTATGTTGATTCTATAGATGAAAATAGTATTAACTTTAAACCATCGATTGAAGAATTGCCTGCAAATAAATTAGGTGTTATTAAGAGGTATGTGAATTGA
- a CDS encoding helix-turn-helix domain-containing protein, whose product MLRPIKTEEDYDKALNRIDFLMDKEDQDSLDELEVLALLVEKYEDNNFPIDAPDPIEAIKFRMEQMGLTNKDIEKSFGGQNRVSEVLNKKRKLNLRMIQNLHKELDIPYESLIGA is encoded by the coding sequence ATGCTTAGACCGATAAAAACAGAAGAAGATTACGATAAGGCTCTTAACAGAATAGATTTTCTGATGGATAAAGAGGATCAGGACAGCCTTGATGAACTTGAGGTTCTGGCTCTGCTTGTTGAAAAATATGAGGATAATAATTTTCCTATTGATGCGCCCGACCCTATAGAAGCCATCAAATTCCGTATGGAGCAGATGGGGCTTACCAACAAGGATATTGAAAAATCCTTCGGTGGTCAGAACAGAGTAAGCGAAGTTCTGAATAAAAAGCGTAAACTCAATCTGAGAATGATTCAAAACCTCCACAAAGAACTTGATATTCCTTATGAGTCGCTGATTGGGGCATGA
- a CDS encoding DUF2971 domain-containing protein, with the protein MLVKYYGFYFDNNSNKHILRDDFISNGFFRITQPKFLNDKGSEAKLFPYFNEFSPADLAWARKRHDKIQKDPNYTPSEEELINFFLKPVGERYGEHFPHLLRMETDYETMDEYDKDQFTNIVEKMNHYMIEIISCQLGVLSLCKSDTNELMWTHYASAGEGIAVTFKESHEFFKKYVPKDVSYLPEKRASLTYYKGSIRINGEPIKTFTQPNITNPFAALIVLNKNGVDIQNFTERLIYAKAEKWKSEDEVRIICMLNSCEHKTGKVITPKLDIDFPQATLHSYSEICLKKIPFDAFESIVLGYGISKANKNMIIEKVKANPELSHIKIKIAQHNIYGNLETTEINT; encoded by the coding sequence ATGCTTGTAAAATACTACGGGTTCTATTTCGACAACAATTCAAATAAACATATATTAAGAGATGATTTTATATCCAATGGTTTTTTCCGCATAACGCAGCCAAAGTTTCTTAATGATAAAGGGAGTGAAGCAAAGCTTTTTCCGTATTTTAACGAATTTTCACCAGCAGATTTAGCATGGGCAAGGAAGCGTCATGACAAAATACAAAAAGATCCAAATTATACTCCTTCTGAGGAAGAGTTAATTAATTTCTTTTTAAAGCCTGTGGGCGAGAGATATGGAGAACATTTTCCACATCTACTCAGAATGGAAACAGACTATGAGACAATGGATGAATATGATAAAGACCAATTTACAAATATTGTAGAAAAAATGAATCACTATATGATAGAAATTATAAGTTGCCAACTCGGAGTACTCTCTTTATGTAAATCTGATACGAACGAACTTATGTGGACACATTATGCAAGCGCAGGCGAGGGAATCGCAGTAACATTTAAAGAAAGTCATGAATTTTTTAAAAAATATGTACCTAAAGATGTCAGTTATCTTCCAGAAAAAAGAGCTTCGCTAACTTATTATAAGGGCAGTATAAGAATCAACGGAGAACCTATCAAAACATTTACACAACCTAACATTACTAATCCATTTGCAGCTTTAATAGTTTTGAATAAAAATGGCGTTGATATTCAAAATTTCACAGAAAGATTGATCTATGCTAAAGCAGAAAAATGGAAATCAGAAGATGAGGTAAGAATAATCTGCATGTTAAATTCTTGTGAACACAAAACAGGAAAAGTAATCACTCCAAAATTAGATATTGATTTCCCTCAGGCTACATTACACAGTTATTCTGAAATTTGCCTAAAAAAAATCCCATTCGATGCTTTTGAAAGCATAGTCTTAGGTTACGGTATTAGCAAAGCTAATAAAAATATGATAATAGAAAAAGTTAAGGCAAACCCAGAGCTGTCACACATCAAGATCAAGATTGCGCAACACAATATATATGGAAATTTAGAAACTACAGAGATAAATACATAA